From Solanum lycopersicum chromosome 8, SLM_r2.1, the proteins below share one genomic window:
- the LOC138337697 gene encoding LOW QUALITY PROTEIN: uncharacterized protein (The sequence of the model RefSeq protein was modified relative to this genomic sequence to represent the inferred CDS: deleted 1 base in 1 codon; substituted 1 base at 1 genomic stop codon) yields MEVEGVKPDDFTMASTFKKFRKGGEFNGSYSRGQSSGGYLAQPIQSSLQTVAGGPPQTGQHCSKFGGYPQIPSFSQRPMLESRDCYRCGETGHIRRNCPKPSYRPPIIRGRGGHGRGRYSGGRGGRGNGGHQNGRGDGQTGTTAAQHGRGNGHTGDRAHCYAFPGRSDAVITGNILVCDCMTFVLFDPGSIFSYVSSSFAAGLKLHRELLDMPIRVSTPVGESVIVEKVYRSCLVTFMGSNTHVDLVILEMVDFDVILGMTWLSPNFAILDCNAKTVTLAKPGTDPLVKGCLAFLSHLRDDTTQVPSIESVSIVREFLDMFPADLPGMPLDRDIDFCIDLEPGTRPISIPPYRMAPAELRELKAQLQELLSKAFIRPSASPWVSKDGVMVDPSKIEAVKNWVRPTNVTEVRSFVGLASYYRRFVKGFSSVTSQLTNLTKQCVPFVWSNECEESFQKLKTLLEVNEKGGFLACVEARSSFLDKIKEKQFMDEKLIRIRDKQVKYEHQRPGGTLQRMPIPEWKWERIATDFVVGLPKTMGKYDSIWVIVDTLTKSAHFIPIKVTYNAEKLAKLYISEIVRLHGVSLSIISDRGFTHERGDAVGKXGKLSPRYIGPFEVLKRVGEVAYELALPPGLSGVHPIFHVSMLKRYHGDGNYIIRWDSVLLDKNLSYEEEPVAILDREVRKLRSREIASIKVQWMNRPVEKSTWEKEADMQERYPHLFTDSGAPFRPCFSSCDRSRTNDG; encoded by the exons atggaagtggagggagtgaagccagacgacttcaccatggcatcgacatttaagaagtttcgtaaaggaggtgagtttaatggttcttactctagagggcagagttcgGGAGGTTATCTAGCCcaacctattcagtcttcactacagactgtagctgggggtccaccgcagaccggtcaacattgctctaagtttggaggttatccccagattCCATCGTTCTCacaaagacctatgcttgaatccagagattGTTAtagatgtggagagactggacatattaggagaaattgtccaaaaccgagttacagacccccaataatcagaggtagaggtggtcatggaagaggccgttattcgggaggacgtggtggccgaggtaatggtggtcatcaaaacggtcggggtgatgggcaaactggaactactgcagcgcaacatggtaggggcaacgggcacaccggtgatagggcccattgttatgctttccctgggagatctgatgctgtcatcacaggtaatattttggtttgtgattgcatgacttttgtattatttgatcctggatccatattttcatatgtatcttcctcatttgctgcTGGTCTTAAATTACAtcgtgaattgcttgacatgcctattcgtgtttctactccggtgggtgagtctgtgatagttgaaaaggtgtataggtcttgtcttgtgacttttatggggagcaatactcatgtagacttggttatcttagaaatggttgacttcgatgtaattttgggtatgacttggctttctccaaactttgcaatcttagattgtaatgccaaaactgttacattggccaagcctgggacagatccgttagt aaagggttgtttagctttcttgtcacacctcagggatgatactacccaagtaccttcaattgagtcggtttcaatagtccgtgagtttctggatatgtttcccgcagaccttcctggtatgccactggatagggatatcgacttttgtattgatctggagccgggtactcgccccatttccatacccccttataggatggctcccgctgagttaagagagttaaaggcccaacttcaagagttgttaagcaaagccttcattagaccaagtgcatctccttggg tttctaaggatggagtgatggtggatccttctaagatcgaagcagtgaagaattgggtaaggcctactaatgttacagaggtaaggagcttcgttggtttagctagctactatcgtcgatttgtcaagggattttcttccgttacttcccaattgacaaacttgactaagcagtgtgttccatttgtatggtcgaatgagtgtgaggaaagctttcagaagctcaagacttt gctagaagtaaatgagaagggaggatttttggcctgtgtggaggcaagatcttcctttcttgacaagattaaggaaaAGCAGTTTAtggatgagaaactgatccggattcgagataag caagtaaagtatgaacaccagaggcctggagggacacttcagagaatgcctattcctgaatggaagtgggagagaattgcaacgGACTTCGTGGTTGGACTTCCAAaaacaatgggtaagtatgactccatttgggtgattgttgacacattaactaagtctgctcacttcattccgattaaggtgacttacaatgcagagaagttagccaaactctacatctcagaaattgttcgattacatggggtttcactttccatcatatcagatagag gtttcacccatgaaaggggtgatgcggtt ggtaagtgaggtaagcttagtccgaggtacattggtccatttgaagttctgaagcgcgtgggggaggtagcttatgaattagccttgcccccaggactctcAGGGGTGCACccgatatttcatgtgtctatgctgaaaagataccatggtgatggaaactacatcattcgttgggattcagtccttCTTGAtaagaatttgtcttatgaggaggaacctgttgccattttggatagagaagttcgcaagttgagatcaagggagattgcatccatcaaagttcaatggatgAATCGACCTGTTGAaaagtccacttgggagaaggaggccgatatgcaagaaagatatccacacctttttacAGACTCAGGTGCTCCTTttcgtccttgtttttcttcttgtgatcgttcgaggacgaacgatgggtaa
- the LOC101258677 gene encoding 21 kDa protein-like, translating into MANLTLHFLLIFLSFHCIFAIITESVTSQTQNATNFIVTSCKTTLYPTICVQSLSTYANTIQLNEQELAHAALTVSLSKAKIASTFISKITRMKGLKPRELQASKDCSFNMNDCVYQLTRSIPELGQSGKLASRRDEFTWHVSNVQTWISAALTDQNTCLDMINNPSMDGKIKDSIRVRVFIASQVTSNALALVYKFAEKHS; encoded by the coding sequence ATGGCCAATCTTACTCTTCACTTCTTACTAATTTTCTTGTCCTTCCATTGTATTTTCGCAATCATTACTGAGTCTGTTACGTCCCAAACTCAAAATGCTACAAATTTCATCGTAACATCATGCAAAACAACGTTATACCCTACCATATGTGTTCAATCTCTCTCTACCTATGCAAACACCATTCAACTAAACGAGCAAGAACTAGCTCATGCAGCATTGACAGTGAGTTTGTCAAAGGCCAAAATTGCTTCAACATTCATTTCAAAGATCACAAGAATGAAGGGCTTAAAGCCAAGAGAATTACAAGCTTCTAAAGATTGTTCATTCAACATGAATGATTGTGTTTATCAACTAACTCGATCGATCCCCGAGCTAGGGCAAAGTGGTAAATTAGCATCAAGAAGAGATGAATTTACTTGGCATGTTAGTAATGTTCAAACTTGGATTAGTGCTGCACTTACTGATCAAAATACTTGTCTTGATATGATTAACAATCCTTCTATGGATGGAAAAATTAAGGATTctattagggttagggtttttatTGCTTCACAAGTGACTAGTAATGCACTTGCTTTGGTTTATAAATTTGCAGAAAAACACTCATAA
- the LOC101266657 gene encoding non-specific lipid transfer protein GPI-anchored 7, with the protein MFSSKMFVLISMALTAAMIFASDAQTTPPSCASKLVPCAPYLNSSSPPAECCDPLREAITNDLDCLCKLYENPTLLPSLGINITQALALPRACNIPGDLSACTSGGAPGPSSEGLPPPVTPGGNNGNNGVNKFTWSGMSILLLLCASLMIA; encoded by the exons atgttttcttcaaaaatgtttgttttaatttcGATGGCGTTGACGGCGGCGATGATATTTGCGTCAGATGCGCAAACAACGCCGCCGTCGTGCGCCTCAAAATTAGTGCCATGTGCACCTTACCTTAACTCATCGAGCCCCCCAGCGGAGTGTTGTGATCCATTGAGAGAAGCAATAACAAATGACTTAGATTGTTTGtgtaaattatatgaaaatccaaCTTTATTGCCTTCACTTGGTATTAATATTACTCAAGCACTTGCACTTCCTAGGGCTTGTAATATTCCTGGTGATCTCAGTGCTTGTACTTCag gtGGTGCTCCAGGTCCAAGTTCTGAAGGCTTGCCACCCCCAg TCACACCAGGAGGAAACAATGGCAACAATGGAGTAAACAAATTTACATGGAGTGGAATGTcaattttactattactttGTGCTTCTTTGATGATTGCTTAA
- the LOC101266960 gene encoding uncharacterized protein isoform X3, translating to MVRGRDACWEHCVLVDATKQKVRCNYCRREFSGGVYRMKFHLAQIKNKDIVPCGQVPNEVRDHIKNILNNPKKQKNPKKAKLDQAANGQESSSSSASGGIHPPHDGFSGQNGSPCPPSIMLARRSSSLQPAVDDVQKQKQDNADKKIAEFFYHNAIPFSVTKSFYYQEMVDAILECEAGYKAPCTEELGTKLLEKVKVDIDDGYKRLRDEWKETGCTILCDCWSDGRAKCLVVFSVTCSKGTMFLRSVDVSDHADDPHYLFGLLESVVLEIGVENVVQVMTDSSASYIYAGRLVMKKYPSVFWSPCASHCINKMLEDFSEHDWVNVVLKEANMITKYIYSNDWMLDMMRKFSGGGEFVLVRPRFTNFIAIFLSLRALVIQEDNLKHMFSHAEWLSSIYSRHPEVQAIKSLLCLERFWRSAREAVTVSEPLLKLLRIVDGDMPAMAYMYDGVERAKLSIKAFYKDVDEKFVPIWDIIDRRWSMLLQSPLHAAAAFLNPSIFYNSSFKIDARIRNGFQEAMTKMASEDKDKVEITKEHPMYINAQGALGTEFAIKGRTLNAPDGTGALLMVFMKKDGKG from the coding sequence ATGGTTAGAGGAAGAGATGCCTGTTGGGAACATTGTGTCCTTGTTGATGCTACTAAACAGAAGGTAAGATGTAATTACTGTCGGCGGGAGTTCAGCGGAGGGGTTTACCGAATGAAGTTCCATTTGgctcaaataaaaaacaaagacATAGTACCATGTGGTCAAGTCCCCAACGAGGTAAGGGaccacataaaaaatattttgaacaatccaaagaaacaaaaaaatcctAAGAAAGCAAAACTGGATCAGGCTGCCAATGGTCAGGAAAGTAGTAGCTCTTCAGCTAGCGGTGGAATCCATCCTCCTCATGATGGATTTAGTGGACAGAATGGTAGTCCGTGTCCTCCGTCCATTATGTTAGCACGCCGTTCTTCTAGTTTACAGCCAGCAGTTGACGATGTTCAAAAGCAGAAACAGGACAACGCTGATAAGAAAATTGCTGAGTTTTTCTACCACAATGCAATTCCTTTTTCAGTCACAAAGTCCTTTTACTATCAAGAAATGGTAGATGCTATTCTCGAGTGTGAAGCGGGGTATAAAGCTCCATGTACTGAAGAATTGGGCACTAAACTTTTGGAGAAAGTCAAAGTCGATATTGACGATGGTTACAAGAGATTAAGGGATGAATGGAAGGAAACAGGCTGCACAATCTTATGTGATTGTTGGTCTGATGGAAGGGCCAAATGCCTAGTGGTATTTTCTGTAACATGTTCTAAAGGGACAATGTTCCTTAGGTCTGTAGATGTATCTGATCACGCAGATGATCCTCATTATCTATTCGGGTTGCTTGAATCAGTTGTTCTGGAAATTGGTGTTGAAAATGTTGTCCAAGTAATGACAGATAGTTCTGCTAGTTACATATATGCTGGAAGGCTTGTCATGAAGAAGTACCCTTCGGTTTTCTGGTCTCCGTGTGCTTCACATTGTATCAATAAAATGTTAGAGGATTTCAGCGAGCATGACTGGGTGAACGTTGTCCTTAAAGAGGCAAATATGATCACAAAATACATATACAGTAATGACTGGATGCTAGATATGATGAGAAAATTTTCAGGTGGAGGGGAGTTTGTCCTCGTTCGACCAAGATTTACAAACTTCATAgcaatttttctctctttacgGGCCCTTGTAATTCAAGAGGATAATTTGAAACACATGTTCTCTCATGCTGAGTGGTTGTCATCCATATATAGTAGGCACCCTGAAGTCCAAGCCATAAAGTCATTGTTGTGCCTTGAAAGATTTTGGAGATCCGCACGTGAAGCTGTTACGGTTTCTGAACCTCTACTTAAACTGTTGAGGATTGTCGACGGAGACATGCCTGCTATGGCCTATATGTACGATGGAGTGGAAAGAGCAAAGCTCTCCATCAAAGCATTTTATAAGGACGTAGATGAAAAGTTTGTGCCGATTTGGGATATAATTGACAGGAGATGGAGCATGCTTCTTCAATCCCCATTACATGCAGCAGCAGCATTCCTTAATCCCTCCATTTTCTACAACTCGAGCTTTAAGATTGATGCAAGGATCAGGAATGGCTTTCAAGAAGCCATGACGAAAATGGCTTCTGAGGATAAAGACAAAGTAGAAATTACTAAAGAGCATCCAATGTACATAAATGCACAAGGTGCTTTAGGGACTGAATTTGCAATAAAGGGAAGGACACTGAATGCCCCAG
- the LOC101266960 gene encoding uncharacterized protein isoform X2, which translates to MVRGRDACWEHCVLVDATKQKVRCNYCRREFSGGVYRMKFHLAQIKNKDIVPCGQVPNEVRDHIKNILNNPKKQKNPKKAKLDQAANGQESSSSSASGGIHPPHDGFSGQNGSPCPPSIMLARRSSSLQPAVDDVQKQKQDNADKKIAEFFYHNAIPFSVTKSFYYQEMVDAILECEAGYKAPCTEELGTKLLEKVKVDIDDGYKRLRDEWKETGCTILCDCWSDGRAKCLVVFSVTCSKGTMFLRSVDVSDHADDPHYLFGLLESVVLEIGVENVVQVMTDSSASYIYAGRLVMKKYPSVFWSPCASHCINKMLEDFSEHDWVNVVLKEANMITKYIYSNDWMLDMMRKFSGGGEFVLVRPRFTNFIAIFLSLRALVIQEDNLKHMFSHAEWLSSIYSRHPEVQAIKSLLCLERFWRSAREAVTVSEPLLKLLRIVDGDMPAMAYMYDGVERAKLSIKAFYKDVDEKFVPIWDIIDRRWSMLLQSPLHAAAAFLNPSIFYNSSFKIDARIRNGFQEAMTKMASEDKDKVEITKEHPMYINAQGALGTEFAIKGRTLNAPGTINSSMPEVHLHIVSML; encoded by the coding sequence ATGGTTAGAGGAAGAGATGCCTGTTGGGAACATTGTGTCCTTGTTGATGCTACTAAACAGAAGGTAAGATGTAATTACTGTCGGCGGGAGTTCAGCGGAGGGGTTTACCGAATGAAGTTCCATTTGgctcaaataaaaaacaaagacATAGTACCATGTGGTCAAGTCCCCAACGAGGTAAGGGaccacataaaaaatattttgaacaatccaaagaaacaaaaaaatcctAAGAAAGCAAAACTGGATCAGGCTGCCAATGGTCAGGAAAGTAGTAGCTCTTCAGCTAGCGGTGGAATCCATCCTCCTCATGATGGATTTAGTGGACAGAATGGTAGTCCGTGTCCTCCGTCCATTATGTTAGCACGCCGTTCTTCTAGTTTACAGCCAGCAGTTGACGATGTTCAAAAGCAGAAACAGGACAACGCTGATAAGAAAATTGCTGAGTTTTTCTACCACAATGCAATTCCTTTTTCAGTCACAAAGTCCTTTTACTATCAAGAAATGGTAGATGCTATTCTCGAGTGTGAAGCGGGGTATAAAGCTCCATGTACTGAAGAATTGGGCACTAAACTTTTGGAGAAAGTCAAAGTCGATATTGACGATGGTTACAAGAGATTAAGGGATGAATGGAAGGAAACAGGCTGCACAATCTTATGTGATTGTTGGTCTGATGGAAGGGCCAAATGCCTAGTGGTATTTTCTGTAACATGTTCTAAAGGGACAATGTTCCTTAGGTCTGTAGATGTATCTGATCACGCAGATGATCCTCATTATCTATTCGGGTTGCTTGAATCAGTTGTTCTGGAAATTGGTGTTGAAAATGTTGTCCAAGTAATGACAGATAGTTCTGCTAGTTACATATATGCTGGAAGGCTTGTCATGAAGAAGTACCCTTCGGTTTTCTGGTCTCCGTGTGCTTCACATTGTATCAATAAAATGTTAGAGGATTTCAGCGAGCATGACTGGGTGAACGTTGTCCTTAAAGAGGCAAATATGATCACAAAATACATATACAGTAATGACTGGATGCTAGATATGATGAGAAAATTTTCAGGTGGAGGGGAGTTTGTCCTCGTTCGACCAAGATTTACAAACTTCATAgcaatttttctctctttacgGGCCCTTGTAATTCAAGAGGATAATTTGAAACACATGTTCTCTCATGCTGAGTGGTTGTCATCCATATATAGTAGGCACCCTGAAGTCCAAGCCATAAAGTCATTGTTGTGCCTTGAAAGATTTTGGAGATCCGCACGTGAAGCTGTTACGGTTTCTGAACCTCTACTTAAACTGTTGAGGATTGTCGACGGAGACATGCCTGCTATGGCCTATATGTACGATGGAGTGGAAAGAGCAAAGCTCTCCATCAAAGCATTTTATAAGGACGTAGATGAAAAGTTTGTGCCGATTTGGGATATAATTGACAGGAGATGGAGCATGCTTCTTCAATCCCCATTACATGCAGCAGCAGCATTCCTTAATCCCTCCATTTTCTACAACTCGAGCTTTAAGATTGATGCAAGGATCAGGAATGGCTTTCAAGAAGCCATGACGAAAATGGCTTCTGAGGATAAAGACAAAGTAGAAATTACTAAAGAGCATCCAATGTACATAAATGCACAAGGTGCTTTAGGGACTGAATTTGCAATAAAGGGAAGGACACTGAATGCCCCAG